The region GGCGTGGGCCGCGTCGGCCCTTACTACGAGCAAGGGAACTGGTATCGCGGCGGTGCCGTGCAGATGCTCTTTATCGCATGGCTGTATGGCCAGCAGAATCAGGTGCGGCCCATGTTTGCGCCGGGCACTTCGCAGGAAGATTTGATCCGCGCCTCGCGCCTATTCGACCTCGCGCCGCAGATGCCGCCGGTTGATTGGTCGCAGGCGCTCCGCCACCTTCCCGAAAAAGAGATCATCCAAGCAGTCAATGGCCCGCAAGGCATCTTCGCTGATCCCATGCCGGTTGACACCGGCGGCGCGATGATCGCCCGCGCGCCGAACGACCCGGCGTGGTACAAGGGCGGGCTGTGGCATGACGACATGAAGATCAACGTGCCGGGCTTCTGGTTTATGTCGTGGTACGACGTGTCCGTAGGGCCGAATCTGGCGGCTTATAATCACGTCCGCAAAACGGCGCGGCCAGAGATTGCCAATCAACAATACGCGGTGATCGCGCCAACGCTGCATTGCAGCTATAAGCGAGCCACTGAGAATACCATCGTCGGCGAGCGCAGCGTTGGCGATGCGCGGCTGAATTATGACGAGCTGACGTGGGCGTGGTTCGATCACTTTCTTAAAGGCGAAGACAACCACGTCCTTGAGACCATGCCGAAGGTGCGCTATTACACGATGGGGCTGAACAAGTGGCAATCGTCGGACACATGGCCGCCGCGCGGCGCGCAATCTATGAGCCTGTATCTGGCGAGCGGCGGCAAGGCGAACACGTTGAGCGGCGACGGCGGGCTGACGGATACAGCTCCGGCGGCGGACGCGCCGGATCAATTCGCCTATGACCCGATGAATCCCGTGCCGTCATTTGGCGGCAATGTTTGCTGCACCGGCAACGCCGTGCAGGGCGGCGCTTTCGATCAGCGCAAGATGGAAGAGCGTTCGGACATTCTGGTTTACACGACCGAGTCCTTGAAGCAAGGCGTCGAAGTGAGCGGCCCCATCGAAGTGACGCTCTATGTGTCGTCGGACGCCAGGGACACGGACTTTACCGTCAAGCTGATCGATGTCTACCCGGACGGGCGGGCCTACAACCTCGACGAGACGATCCAGCGCATGCGCTATCGCAACGGCTACGACAGGCCGCTCGCGTGGATGGAATCGGGCAAGGTCTACAAGGTGACGTTACAGCCGATGACGACGAGCAATTACTTTGAGGCGGGCCACCGGATTCGCCTTGAAGTGTCGAGCAGCAACTTCCCGCGCTTCGACCGCAACCTGAACACCGGCGGCAAAAACTATGACGAATCGCAAGGCGTGGTGGCGCACAACGCCGTCCACCATTCAAAGCAGTACCCATCAGAGGTGAAGCTTACCGTGGTGAAGAAATAGCCCGTGGCGCGCGGTAAGGTGGAAGGACGAACGCGATGACGCGGAGGTTGACCATGCAACGGTCGTATGCTCAAATCCCTCGTCGTCCGGTGAATCTTATGGACATCAATGAGGTCTTTCGTTTTGTCGCCCCGCAAGTGCGCGAGGCGGCAGTCAAGACCGCCGGCCAGTTGAATCTTCTTGGCATCCGCTATGCGCTGGCGGGAGGATTGGCCGTTGGGGCTCACGGATACATTCGCGCCACTGTTGATGTGGATTTTCTGGTGGGGGAAGAAGCGTTCGAGCATCAGGGATCGCTGGTCGCTTTCAAAGCCGGCGTCCCCATCGAAGTTGACGGCATTCGCATAGACTACCTGTCGCCGGCTGCGCTCGGCCCGCAATTGGAAGAGGTTCTCGACCGTCCTCCGATGAATGAAGGGTTAGCCATCGTTCCGATTGAAGTGCTCATTTATATGAAGCTTGTGGCAAAGCGGCGCAAAGACATGGTGGATGTCATCGAGCTGGTCAGAGTCGGAGCGGACGTGAACCGGGTGCGCGATTACCTCCGGCAATATGCCGCTGATCTGGTTCCGACATTTGAAGAATTGGTCAACGAGGCTATTGACGAATGAGACATCTTCCTGCTGATCGCGCGCGGCTCCTGCTCCGAGTGATGATGGTATTCGCCTTCCTGCTGATCGGCAATTTCGGTCAGAGCCAGGCGCAGGGGCCGGCGAGGGTAAAGGCATTCGTCGGCGCGCGATTGATTGACGGCAGCAACCGCCCCGCCATTGATCACGCCGTGCTTGTCGTGCGCGATGGCCGGGTGATCGCCTCAGGCCCTGCGAAAAGGGTGCGTGTGCCAGCCGGCGCAGAGATCATCAACCTCGCCGGCAAGTTCATCATCCCCGGCTTGATCTCGACTCACGTTCACGTCTCGGATGTGCAGGGCACGCGCCCGCCGGCTTACACCGAAGAAAACACGCTGCGCCAGCTCGGCGTCTTTGCGCGCTATGGCATCACCGCGGTTCAGAGCCTGGGCGGCGAGCAAGCGCCCGCCTTCAAAGCGCGCGCCGCACAGAACACGCCGGCGCTCGACCGCGCACGCCTCTTTGTGGCCGGCGAAATCATCGTCGGCAAAACCCCTGAAGAAGCCCGGCAGATGGTCGCGCGAGTTGCCGCCGCTCAACCCGACATTATCAAGATTCGCGTTGACGATAATCTCGGCACGGCGGTGAAGATGCCGCCGGCGGTCTATCGCGCCGTCATCGATGAAGCACACCGGCGCGGCCTGCGAGTTGCCGCACATATCTTTTATCTCGAAGACGCCAAAGAGCTGCTGCGCGCCGGCGTCGACTTCATCGCTCACAGCGTCCGCGACCGCGAGATCGATGACGAATTCATCGCCTTGATGAAAGCGCGCCACGTCCCTTACTGCCCGACGCTGACGCGCGAGCTGTCGGCCTTTGTCTATGAAGCGACGCCGGATTTCTTTGCCGACCCGTTCTTCCTGCGCGAAGCCGACCGCGACGTGATGGCGCAGTTGCAGGAGTCACAGCGCCAGGAAGCCGTGCGCCAGTCGGCGACCGCCCGCGGCTATAAAGCCGCTCTGGTCGTGGCGAAGCGCAATCTGAAGAAAGCCGAGGACGCCGGCCTGCTGATCGCGATGGGCACGGACGCCGGCGCATTTGCCAACCGCTTTCAAGGTTACTTCGAGCATGTTGAGATGGCGATGATGGCCGAAGCCGGATTGACGCCGGCGCAAATTCTTCGAGCCGCCACGACGGACGCGGCGCGAGCGATGAAGGTCGAAGGTATCGGCGCGCTCACGCCGGGGGCATGGGCCGATTTCGTTGTCCTCGAAGCCGACCCTTTGACAGACATTCGCAATACGCGGCGCATCGCCGCGGTGTGGATCGCCGGCAATCAGGTGAAGCGCTGAGATCATGAGGGGAATGCAACACAGAGACACCCAGGCAGGGGGAAAGCGCAGAGAAATCTCCGTACCTCTGTGCCTCTGTGCCTCTAGTGTTTGGCTCCCACGCTATCTTTGCAGAGAGGAAAGTCTATGGGTGATATGAGGCGGCGGATGGTTCGATTGATCACAGCGGCGACCGTTGCGGCGCTGCTTGGCGCTTGCGGGGCGGCGTTTGCCCAGCAATATGACCCCGGCAGCTATGCCGGCCTGCGCTGGCGCATGATCGGCCCGTTTCGCGCGGGGCGCGTCAATGGCGTCAGCGGCGTGCCGGGTCGGCCGACCGTATTTTACTTCGGCTCGGTAGGCGGCGGCGTCTGGAAAACAACGAACGCGGGCCGCACCTGGAAGCCGACATTCGATAGCCAGCCCATCGGTTCAATCGGCGCCATTGGCGTTGCGCCGTCGAGCCCGGACACGGTTTACGTCGGCACGGGCGAAGCCGACATGCGCTCGCAGATTTCCTACGGCAACGGCATGTATAAGACGACCGATGCCGGCAAGACATGGAAGCATCTGGGGCTCGACGCCACGCGACAGATTGGCCGCGTGCTGGTAGACCCGAAAAATGCCAACATTGTCTTTGTCGCGGC is a window of Blastocatellia bacterium DNA encoding:
- a CDS encoding amidohydrolase family protein is translated as MRHLPADRARLLLRVMMVFAFLLIGNFGQSQAQGPARVKAFVGARLIDGSNRPAIDHAVLVVRDGRVIASGPAKRVRVPAGAEIINLAGKFIIPGLISTHVHVSDVQGTRPPAYTEENTLRQLGVFARYGITAVQSLGGEQAPAFKARAAQNTPALDRARLFVAGEIIVGKTPEEARQMVARVAAAQPDIIKIRVDDNLGTAVKMPPAVYRAVIDEAHRRGLRVAAHIFYLEDAKELLRAGVDFIAHSVRDREIDDEFIALMKARHVPYCPTLTRELSAFVYEATPDFFADPFFLREADRDVMAQLQESQRQEAVRQSATARGYKAALVVAKRNLKKAEDAGLLIAMGTDAGAFANRFQGYFEHVEMAMMAEAGLTPAQILRAATTDAARAMKVEGIGALTPGAWADFVVLEADPLTDIRNTRRIAAVWIAGNQVKR
- a CDS encoding CocE/NonD family hydrolase — encoded protein: MRIKLCCLLILCAVGLLVARPTVSGQGRSAPTPELIARRNATEKELQSLAIVERKLMIKMRDGKRMATDVYRPKDTSKKYPTVFVRTPYNFNFWDVRAGAPRDMSNELDAVKRGYVFVEMNERGHFFSEGNYDILGAPLSDGDDALSWIAAQPWSNGKVGTIGCSSTAEWQLAVAARGHPAFAAMIPQSFGAGVGRVGPYYEQGNWYRGGAVQMLFIAWLYGQQNQVRPMFAPGTSQEDLIRASRLFDLAPQMPPVDWSQALRHLPEKEIIQAVNGPQGIFADPMPVDTGGAMIARAPNDPAWYKGGLWHDDMKINVPGFWFMSWYDVSVGPNLAAYNHVRKTARPEIANQQYAVIAPTLHCSYKRATENTIVGERSVGDARLNYDELTWAWFDHFLKGEDNHVLETMPKVRYYTMGLNKWQSSDTWPPRGAQSMSLYLASGGKANTLSGDGGLTDTAPAADAPDQFAYDPMNPVPSFGGNVCCTGNAVQGGAFDQRKMEERSDILVYTTESLKQGVEVSGPIEVTLYVSSDARDTDFTVKLIDVYPDGRAYNLDETIQRMRYRNGYDRPLAWMESGKVYKVTLQPMTTSNYFEAGHRIRLEVSSSNFPRFDRNLNTGGKNYDESQGVVAHNAVHHSKQYPSEVKLTVVKK